The following DNA comes from Dermacentor andersoni chromosome 2, qqDerAnde1_hic_scaffold, whole genome shotgun sequence.
GCTCATCCCGCGCACCCTACTGCGGACGCCAGTGAAAGAGTCCTCGCTACACAGACTAGTCCTGAACTACGTGTCAGCTATCGCGCTTCTCGCTTTCAATAAAGGCCTCCGCCCTGGACGCCGCGCTTGAGTGGCTGGTCGTGGATGTGCGCACGGTGACGCTGGAAGTAGTCGTGCTGCTCGACCGATGCGAAAACACTCGCGACAGCTGCCTCACGTggccgcgaggcggcggcgacaCGGCGCCCGGCAGTTCGAGCAGTGGCGGCGGCGGGGGCCGATCCAGTTCCTCGGTGCTGTCGCTGGGCGCCACGTTCTGCCAACGCATGAGCACCTCGCTGGGCACGCGTCTATGCACAGGGGCCGCCGCCGCTGCGCTCAACGATTCGTGGCTGCCGTTGGCAGCGAGAGGGCTGCCTTCGCGGCTCGTCGGGGACAAGCTTTCCCGCTGCAGAGTGCTGCGCCGCCGGCGGCGCTGCCGCCGTGAGTCGGTCCGCCAAGTGGGGGGCGCACGTGCTGCAGCCACCACTGGAGTGTCAGTCGGCTCGGCCGCGGGTTGAGGAGCCTGCAGAGATTGTTAATATTGTTGAGGCGCGTATACACTGCCCAGTAATGCGCGTGCTTCCTTCGCAGTTATGGCACGTCAGTGTCGGTACAAATCAAGCAGACGGCGCGTTTGTATTATTTACATCAGCTCTGTCTGAAGCGTTATACTCTTTTCCCTGTAAATAAACCTTGCATCGTAAGTAAATCTCCCCCGAGTGTAACCGCTCAGTTAGCTTGTTACACTGTTACACGTGCGATAAATTTATTACCAAAAGTATCGCAACTTAAGTGTAACAGTATTTCACGTTTTCGTCAGGGTGACATGCAGCAGCAACAAAAGCGGAGGGCATTGCTTCGAACGCAATCACTGCACGCACCTGTGTCACGGGCTGCCCGCGCTGTGGCGTCAATAAGGTTGAGCGCACGTCTAGAGAAGTGCGGGGGCTGTCCAGGGAACTGCGCCTCTTAGGACCCTTTGGCCGAGTGTCGCCCAAGAGGCTGTCCACCGATCCAGCGCGATCGGGCGGGCCCGGCAGGATGATGAGCTGCTTGGGACGGTCGCGGCTTTTCTCCTTAATCACGACTACGAACTCAGTCTTGTCATCGGCGACGGCTTCACCAGGGATTTGCTCCGATGCTTGGTCTTCCATTTGACGCACAGACCCACGCTGGTCCGGAGGCTCGGGCTCTAAGCTGGGAGGTGGCTCTGGGAGAGGCTCGGGAGCTGCTCCAGGGGGCAGCATTTCCCTGTCTGCGCTCACCTGTTGTGATCCGGCCTCTTCTGTCGGTTCGAGTGGAATGATTTCTGGTTCAGGCGCCACACGCACGCGCAGTCGCGGTTTCGTATGGGCAGTAATGGACGCTGAAGATTTCCCTGAGCATTCTGAAGATGTAGCCGCGGGCTCGCTTTTGCCCTGACCGCCCGAGCCTTCGTCCTCCTTTGCCAGATCACTGAGCCGTAGACCGCGCCGAGGTCCCGGGACGACAAGCCGTGGTAAATGAACTCGAGGCCTTCTCAACGTAAACTCTACAGGCGAAGCCGTTTCCTCCTGAGTCTCGGGACGGGACGGTGCTTTTTCAGGCACCGCAGTAGAAGTCGCAGCAGGACGTtccgagggcgctggttctcgtGTCTGAGCTGTTGCTGTTAGCGTTGGGGCCGCCTCGACATCCTCCGAAACAACGGCTGGTGTTGGAGGAGGCGTCGGTTCGGGTGGCGGAGAAAGCAGCACTGTCGGAGTCGGCGCTGCTGGGACTGCTTTGTCGGTTGGTGGAGCCGGTTTTGGTGTCTCGGGTAGCTTCTGCGGTGTAGTCAGCTTTCTTAAAGTTAGCGCTGGAGGCCTGGGTGCCAGCTTGAGCGGCAAGATCTGTGAGACCTTAGGTGCCAACGAAGACTGCGGCGTTAACGACGTTCTTGTTCGAACCGGCTTCTTCGGCGCAggtggtgttgcaggtgtcagcAGTGGTTCGTAGGCCGCGTCGGAGATGTTCAGCTCGGGAAGGCTCTTGTTTCGTCTCAGCACGTCCGTCAGTTTTGGATCGGCCTGGCTACTTTCCAACGACTTTCGCCTTGGCATGGCAGCTTTCATAGACGCGAGGCTCGACAGCAGTGCTTCTTTACGCGCTGTCTCCAAGATGGCCACCAGGTCCGACGTAGACCGACTGCGATGGTACTTTTCGAAGCGTGGCCTGCTAGACGTGTCAGCCGAAAAGGATACCTTGGTTCGATGCTTGCGGGGTCGCTTCAGCGGACTTCCGTAGTAGTCACCGCCCGCGCCGGTCCAAGCCTGCACACGCATTGCGGGCTTAGCGTGGAAGAAATCGCGCAGGAACGACTTCTGGCTTGACGCTGTACTCGGCTCACTGCCCAAGCGTCCTACACGCCGGCGCTCCTCAGGCGGATGCAACAGGTGTTTCCTGCAAGAATCAACAGCACAACCtcatttcctcttttttttttttttcttgtgctgacTGCGCGTTGAAATTCAGTAGTTTTATCAAGATGTTCCCTAAACGTTACTTTTCGCGTGATTATCGCAATCCGCTATGGAGCAATCTATGACAGCCATAATTCGTGCTAATACTGTGGTCGCCACCATGCATATTTCTGTGATGTCATATATCACTCCCTACCCACTCACGTTACTAGGGCgttgctgcagagcacgaggtcgcgtgttcaATTCCTGGCCGCCGCGGCTGCGttttaatgggggcgaaatgcaagaacgctcgtgtacctaACTTTAAATATACGTTCTTAGAATTAGATTCACCTAAGCCAGTGAAAGTTAATCCGGAGCCATCCCGTTCAACGTCTTCCATAACCCATAGTGCCGCTTCAGGACGATAAACCCCGCATTTTAACATTAATGTCACTCAGACCGCAGAAAGTTTACCGTGGTGCATTTTTGGTGCCAAAGCTGTTGCAAGTGGTTCGCAAATCTTGTAGCATCCCGCGCTGTCTTTCCCCGCCCTCAAGCAACTATACTcgcgggcaactttctgtggcaatgaagggaaagctacgggcgcgtggctgctgcacatgtgttactgcgccaagcaGTCCGCCagagtttgacagtgcttttggttgctggGAACAGACGAGCTCAATTGACACAGCTTCCCcatgcgacggtttcgcgtttccccagacgcggaagggaaaagccgcaaaataagtataCTTTTGCACTCAGTGGTATGTTCTGTCTtacttaactgttgctaataaggtgtctATGTTTTCTattccccagcctaaactaacgaGGATTAagacgcgggactcttttcagaaacgctctcacttgtgtgcgctttgcctccgtagctttcccttcgtagcCAAGGAAAGTTGACCGCGAGTATAGGTAGCGAGCCTGTCTTGCAGTTCGCGACAAAGCTCGTGACAGGTCAAAGGCGCAcctgcattttctcctcaaagggaACTAGTACCGATTCGCCAGACGACGGTCGTCGCTTATAGTAGCCCTCTtgtagcgtgtgtgtgtttgtattcaTTTGCAATAAGTTATTGCAGTGGCGGGAGACGATTCGGCGGAATTCTTGACTTGTCACTGAGAGTAAGAATGCGCGAGTTTTGTCTTAATTTGTGCGCTGAGACACACGAGCAGACACACATACAGAAACAAGGACAGACAAGACCGTGTGTGTATCTGCTGCGTATGTGCCTGCGTGCCTGCTCTTGCATGTGTATCTGTTTCGAATGGGTATCTGTTTGTTTGGTATGTATGTCCGCTCGCGCCTGTCGTCCGTGTAAGAAATGCTTCACCGACCAGCCCAACATAACATTGCTCCTACGATACGCACTGTTTCACGTCCTGCTGCCCGGATTCCGTGGAGTCTCCGTCGGAGCCCTTGAAGTACACGTGCAGCGTGGATTCCGGCGGCGGGTGCTGCAGCACGCCGGCCTCGGCGTCGCGCTGCTGCTGGTGCAGCGAGCCGCTGCTGCTCGAGCGGCGGTTCAGCAGCGTCCACAGCGACGACGAGCTGCGCTTGCTGAGCGGGCCGCCCGGGTCCTCCTCGTCAGCGCCCTCGTTGCTGGGCGAGTCCTCGTCGTCTTCCTCGGATACCTCCGGCACCACCATCTCGCGCTGCTCGTGGGGAACGCTGCACGGCGAGCAGCGTTACGTGAGAAAGGCACTAAAGGAGGCGCAAACGAGGACCGTTCTACAGTGACCGTTCgtggaaccggaaactctctcaATACCCTTTGctgcttccccagtgcagggtaacctaccgggctcagcctggttaacctccctgctttcccTTATgactcatctctctctctctctctctctctctctctctctctctctctctctctctctctctctctctctctctctctctctctctctctctctctctctctctctctctctctttctgaagCTGGTGGCCGCAAGTCATTCGTAGTGGAAAAAATATAATTACCGAAGGCCCTCTAATAAACACACGCAGCTCTGTGTGATTCAGCTGTACGACAACAGTGACATTGCAAATTCGTTGTCGGTTAGCCAACGAGTACAGTCGTTTGGGACATTAAGCTTCGGTTTGGCCTCCCTCAGCAGCTTGTTCCTGATAAACTGGGCCCCACTGCACGGCCTCAACTGACGATGAATGTCAACCGCAGGCGCTGGAGCGGGGAAGTGACTGTACGTTCCAAGGCTTTCGGTCGTTAATCTTGAGACCCACCCCGTCCCTAAGCCTCCGAAGACAATCTTTTTTCAGTTTATAGTTCTCCGCTTGTATAATGCGCTAACCTACGCACCTCTGCACTAATCCCTTAAACCTCTCTTGGTAACTAATTATAACCGACAAGGGTAGAGGCTTGGGTGTGTTGGTAATTCATTGTATCGTTTAACGCaagcacagcgcaaaagacaggAACAAGTCGTGTGCGTCTTTCTGTTTTGCCCCCGTCTTTTCCGGTGGGCTTGTTACATATAATTATAATTTCTCTGTACATACGTAAACGTCTCTCATTCATCAATATTCAATGGCAACCTCATTTCGTGAGTCTAGCGCCACCTTACTTGCTAAGCACAAGGTGAGAAACTGCTCCTTCAACTGAACGCGACAGATTAGAAGTGAAGCTTTGTGGGCAAGATGGGCGACGAGTACCGAATTCAACAGGTGTTCTGTATTATCTAACGATCCCGCCAATTCTACTCTAACCCTCGGTTTCAGGTCGTCAGCTCTCGCCCTGCATTTCCCTGGAACAACCATACGTTTGTGCAAGCGAAGAGATTTCTGCATCGCTGCTGCTTATTGCTTCGCTGATTTtgttattattctttcttttaataTTTACATTTCATTCACACAAACGATTTTCCGATGCTAGTCTAACTTAGCCTATAGTTGTATGTACGTTTCACTTTATTGTCAATTAATTCAGGCTCTTACGACTTTCTTATACGCATTCCGAGTACTCCGCCCTTTTATACCTATCTCTCTCGCCCACCGATGCATATTTGAGGATTACAGCACCATGGCGTGTGCGCTTACTGCATGTAGGCGACGGATCCGCGGTAGGTCTTCTTCTTGTAGCTGACCGAGGCGGCAGTGTAGGGCAGCTGGTAGTCGGTCATGTGGAAGTACGAGTCCTTGACTAGTGGAAGTGCCGGCCCGTCTAGTGTGTCCACGCCTAGGTACGACACCTGCAAGTGGTAAATACGATAGACTAACACGTTAGCAAGAGCATCTATACGTAAGCTAGAGGCGTGTGTGAATAATCGAAGTATCAACTACGATTACAATAATATTGTGTCCATCTTAATCAATCGATTAGAAAAGTTGACATTCGACTTAATTGAATATTAGATTACTGCTGTTATTCAAGCCTACTTGCGCATGGGAAAGGTCGACGCACGTAGTCCATTGTGCCTCAAGTGCCCGTCGTAAGCCAACCAGGAACTTGAATAGCCTCTCCTTCCTGCTCATTCGAACGACCTTTCAAATACTGTTGCCGTGTATAGTGGGGAGCAAGCagtattttttacagcgaaagctgtagaTTACTAACATTCCGTAGCTTTGtgggcgtccggcaacagaaacggactcaGCGTTTTCTAACAAACCTATATACAAAGAGTtttattgtttgctttgtgtgtgatcaggtacaggtgcagtgcggcggcgcaggtgTCAAAATACgaaacagattagaacgctcgccgtaaAAAATAGAGTGACGtgaaggttatcgcagtatataatcaggagaggtatcggcgctaaagacAGCTCCGTTATCGATAGGGCGGACATGTATAGTTCGTACAACCGAacaacaacatgcgtacgaggagcacCGGAGGGAatagcaacgagaatgtaaacggcgccggcgcgaaacgaccaccgacgaagaacattTCCGCGATGCtgaattccactctgtgaaaatggaatggcagcgaaagcactttacttttcgtttgagagctttgactatcgtcagctttcgctgccattccatctttacGGAGTGGAATGGTAGTCATTTTTTTTACTAACTTTCCTCTCCGCATTTCTGTTTCGACTTTCAGACGTAAAAGAAAATTGTGTATTCGATTAACTATTTGAGACGCGTATTTTTCTAATATTCGAATATTTTAATAGCGATTTTGCGTTCGAAATTTGTACACAGCTGAAGTCACTACTGTGACATAGTGTGCAAGCTTACCTTGAAATGTCTGTCGATTATCCAGTTAAGCTCGAagtcttcgtcatcgtctccAAATGGATTGATGAGCTGCTCGGCAACCTGCACGCATATTGAAAATAAAATCTAAcatgtatttttcattttcactaaaaaaatgtttttcgaAAACTAGAAATGTTTTGACAAAAACACGAGCAATGTCTCTAGAATTATGACCTCATGCTTGTCTGCACTTGTCCATAGACTATCAGCAATCAAATAAACATAGTTTATCTCGTACTCTGAAGGTACAGAACAAAGGggcggtgagaaaaaaaaaagaagctgctgaTTAGGCAGTTTGACAATACTCTAAGACCCTGCATCCTCCTGATAGCGAAAGCATAAGTAAATTCGGCACTTGTATTGACAGAAGAAAAGTACAACATTTTCTAAACCCACACACACAGCATTATGCAGAAGTTCGTGTTAGGTATATGTTCGATGTGATAAAAACTACAATTTTCTTATCCATTTTCCTGTGAGACACACGACATCggctttccttctctctttctttttttgtttataaTAGGAATTTAGTAATTTTGGAATCGTGTTCAGCATTTATTCTCCGTAACCAGATCTTACTACTGTGCGTTTCCAATATTCTGGATGGCTCGTGTCGTAGGTACGTCTATTTGATGTTTGCGAAGCaagctttcttttaaaaaagaaagcagacatTACGATCTCTCTCGCTGCTCAGGATTGGAGAAAGGCGGTAttcattaaaaagaaattaatacACACtacaaggaatttttttttcgttctacgCTAAAGCTGAGGCGCGGGAAGGCAAGTGAAATATAGCTCGAATTATTTGGTTTTGAATGCGAGTTACTCTCTCAATGTGCGTTTTGGTCATTGGCCCCCCGACACAAAAGCAACAGCGGACGCATGATAAAAACAAGGAACTGTAGGTAGCAATCTTGCGGTAATTGGCACCCGGTATCTGTGACAATGCAATAAGCCTACAGTACTCGCCAACTTAGTTACAGCGTAGTCCGTGCGTGCTTCTTTGCCGAGCACGTCGTTCCTTGCGCTGAAAAAGCTGTTTTAAGGTGACTTACAACTGGTCTGTGTGTAAATCCCAGCGCATACAATAAGAAAAGGTAACTCCCAACGTCTCAAACTCTGACTATGTCAATACGGCAATTA
Coding sequences within:
- the LOC126542536 gene encoding uncharacterized protein — its product is MTVSYQYDVASTSHGGFIRLLFKWKGSVWKLVYTELLLLTLAYGFLSLLYRQALNEPQKRVFELVVYYCSTFMEMIPLSFMLGFYVTFTATRWWNQYMAIPWPDRVMNVVMMYVPGQDESSRMLRRTLMRYLNLSLILVLRSISKAVKRRFPTKDHLIEAGFMTKLEMELWQSIPSTEFNTFWVPCTWFINLLREARNECRITDAQGVKLIMEEFNDFRSKCGLLWSYDWISIPLVYTQVVTLATYSFFGAALFGRQYIHSPDPIIDNRHHFDFYVPVFTVIQYFLYMGLLKVAEQLINPFGDDDEDFELNWIIDRHFKVSYLGVDTLDGPALPLVKDSYFHMTDYQLPYTAASVSYKKKTYRGSVAYMHVPHEQREMVVPEVSEEDDEDSPSNEGADEEDPGGPLSKRSSSSLWTLLNRRSSSSGSLHQQQRDAEAGVLQHPPPESTLHVYFKGSDGDSTESGQQDVKQKHLLHPPEERRRVGRLGSEPSTASSQKSFLRDFFHAKPAMRVQAWTGAGGDYYGSPLKRPRKHRTKVSFSADTSSRPRFEKYHRSRSTSDLVAILETARKEALLSSLASMKAAMPRRKSLESSQADPKLTDVLRRNKSLPELNISDAAYEPLLTPATPPAPKKPVRTRTSLTPQSSLAPKVSQILPLKLAPRPPALTLRKLTTPQKLPETPKPAPPTDKAVPAAPTPTVLLSPPPEPTPPPTPAVVSEDVEAAPTLTATAQTREPAPSERPAATSTAVPEKAPSRPETQEETASPVEFTLRRPRVHLPRLVVPGPRRGLRLSDLAKEDEGSGGQGKSEPAATSSECSGKSSASITAHTKPRLRVRVAPEPEIIPLEPTEEAGSQQVSADREMLPPGAAPEPLPEPPPSLEPEPPDQRGSVRQMEDQASEQIPGEAVADDKTEFVVVIKEKSRDRPKQLIILPGPPDRAGSVDSLLGDTRPKGPKRRSSLDSPRTSLDVRSTLLTPQRGQPVTQAPQPAAEPTDTPVVAAARAPPTWRTDSRRQRRRRRSTLQRESLSPTSREGSPLAANGSHESLSAAAAAPVHRRVPSEVLMRWQNVAPSDSTEELDRPPPPPLLELPGAVSPPPRGHVRQLSRVFSHRSSSTTTSSVTVRTSTTSHSSAASRAEAFIESEKRDS